In Aquimarina spinulae, a single window of DNA contains:
- a CDS encoding helix-turn-helix domain-containing protein gives MIFFKRLLSIPLFFSIGLSIFLTTAMFAQKNNVPVFDSLVGKSSKELGEFIKKSTPEDAKIYEIALSNLKNQDSAKTNEYYYVALSFYKTGNYERSAYYFSHAAKAAKQANYELFLCAIYLKLGNSYLKDWKNQKALDSYYKALEIAQKNRNIKYEIVANSGITMIRRRMKQLDKALEVCKHSLKLAENSSFKNGKNHVNLITIISEIYMDQKKYDSVLYYAEMGIKLSEPISYHIGTIDLYTKKGAVFFYRNDLPKAFEYLHLVEDIAHTHKIKQKKPILNLHYFLARCYYKQEAYRKAIGSLDRILNLLEKKDSRNDRVLETYRLLADCNEAIGNERKSKYWLNKYTILQAQFQDEKDKTVNKIYNKDTQELGETIKELENRQQKEVRYGIIVVLILLISLIAVGGLFYRKQKMNKTIFNDLINKISNLESERRTETMESKDSAKEIIIDDEKINNVLKRLNKLEDQEYFLKSDCSLSTMAKKVKTNTTYLSKIIKIHKEKSFNDYINDLRIEYALKRLKNDKKFRSFSIKSIASEIGYKSDNSFTKHFKSKTGLNPSYYIKKIENLG, from the coding sequence ATGATTTTTTTTAAAAGACTTTTATCAATACCCTTATTTTTTTCTATTGGATTATCTATTTTTTTGACAACGGCAATGTTTGCTCAGAAAAATAATGTACCAGTATTTGATAGCCTTGTTGGTAAATCCTCTAAAGAATTAGGGGAATTTATAAAGAAATCTACACCAGAAGATGCGAAAATTTACGAAATAGCACTTTCTAATCTCAAAAATCAGGATAGCGCCAAGACCAATGAATATTATTATGTAGCACTTTCTTTTTACAAAACGGGAAACTACGAAAGAAGTGCATATTACTTTAGTCATGCAGCAAAGGCAGCAAAACAAGCAAACTACGAGCTGTTTTTATGTGCTATTTACTTAAAACTGGGGAATTCATATCTCAAGGATTGGAAAAATCAAAAAGCGCTAGACTCCTATTACAAGGCTTTGGAAATTGCACAAAAGAATAGAAATATTAAATATGAGATTGTTGCAAATTCAGGGATTACCATGATTCGTAGAAGAATGAAGCAATTAGATAAGGCTTTAGAAGTCTGTAAACATTCCTTAAAACTTGCAGAGAACTCTTCTTTTAAAAATGGTAAAAACCATGTTAATCTTATCACTATTATTAGCGAAATATACATGGATCAAAAGAAATATGATTCTGTACTTTATTACGCAGAAATGGGAATTAAACTTAGTGAACCTATAAGTTATCATATTGGAACTATTGATTTATACACTAAAAAAGGAGCAGTGTTTTTTTATAGAAACGATTTACCTAAGGCATTCGAGTATTTACATCTGGTAGAAGATATTGCACATACTCATAAGATTAAGCAAAAAAAACCTATACTGAATCTTCATTATTTTCTTGCCCGTTGTTATTATAAACAAGAAGCATACAGAAAGGCAATTGGATCTTTGGATCGTATATTAAACTTGTTAGAAAAAAAAGATTCAAGAAATGATAGAGTTTTGGAAACGTATCGACTATTGGCTGACTGTAATGAGGCTATAGGAAATGAGAGAAAATCTAAATACTGGCTTAATAAATATACGATACTTCAGGCTCAATTTCAGGACGAAAAGGATAAAACTGTTAATAAAATATACAATAAGGATACTCAAGAGCTAGGAGAAACTATAAAGGAGCTCGAGAATAGACAACAAAAAGAAGTAAGGTATGGTATAATAGTAGTATTGATATTATTAATATCGTTGATAGCAGTTGGAGGATTGTTTTACAGGAAACAAAAAATGAATAAAACTATTTTTAACGATTTGATAAATAAAATATCCAATCTGGAGTCTGAACGCAGAACAGAAACAATGGAGTCAAAAGATAGTGCTAAGGAGATTATAATCGATGATGAGAAAATCAATAATGTGCTAAAAAGGTTAAACAAATTGGAGGATCAAGAATATTTTTTGAAATCTGATTGTAGCCTAAGTACAATGGCTAAAAAAGTAAAAACAAATACCACATATCTTTCAAAAATTATCAAAATACACAAAGAAAAAAGCTTTAATGACTATATCAATGATTTAAGAATAGAATACGCATTAAAAAGGTTGAAAAATGACAAGAAGTTTAGATCTTTTTCGATTAAATCAATTGCTTCCGAAATAGGGTATAAAAGCGATAATTCTTTTACAAAACATTTTAAATCCAAAACAGGTTTAAACCCTTCTTATTATATTAAAAAAATCGAAAACTTAGGATAG
- a CDS encoding class I lanthipeptide, translating into MKKHQNKRISLKKITITRINLSTMRMVKGGECYVTDEDTGTHESLCNCQSGRDVF; encoded by the coding sequence ATGAAAAAACATCAAAACAAAAGGATCAGCCTTAAAAAAATTACCATTACCAGAATTAATCTTAGCACAATGAGAATGGTAAAAGGTGGAGAGTGTTATGTTACAGATGAAGATACAGGAACTCATGAGAGTCTTTGCAATTGTCAAAGCGGGCGTGACGTATTTTAG
- a CDS encoding Crp/Fnr family transcriptional regulator produces the protein MITNLAEYTRNYIDISDEEMELFYHYLKMKKFKKKEYVLEEGKVCKARYFIVKGCVRSYYIDEKGVERILDFGIDEWWFTNYNSLINQRPSENFIQTIEDSVILELHQDCFEELSAKLPKIDRLFRIITEKTHIAHINKTKYTRSLSGEHLYKQFVLSNPKFSQRVPQYMIASYLGLSPEFVSKVKAKYR, from the coding sequence ATGATTACTAATCTGGCTGAGTATACCAGGAATTATATTGATATTTCTGATGAAGAAATGGAACTATTTTATCATTATCTTAAAATGAAGAAATTCAAAAAGAAAGAGTATGTGTTAGAAGAAGGGAAAGTCTGTAAAGCAAGATATTTTATTGTAAAAGGATGTGTACGATCATATTATATTGATGAAAAAGGAGTCGAGCGAATTCTTGATTTTGGTATTGATGAATGGTGGTTTACAAATTATAATAGTTTAATTAATCAAAGGCCTTCAGAAAATTTTATTCAAACTATTGAAGATTCAGTAATATTAGAGCTACATCAAGATTGTTTTGAAGAACTATCTGCTAAACTTCCTAAAATTGATAGATTGTTTAGGATAATCACCGAAAAAACCCATATTGCCCATATCAATAAAACCAAGTATACTCGTAGTCTTTCTGGAGAGCATCTATATAAACAATTTGTGTTAAGCAATCCGAAGTTTTCACAAAGAGTTCCCCAGTATATGATCGCTTCTTATTTAGGTTTATCACCAGAGTTTGTGAGTAAGGTAAAAGCAAAATATCGTTAA
- a CDS encoding tetratricopeptide repeat protein, translating into MAKSLSESQFDVFVYFFDTIAKKHTPNKSFKDYIERDINRLIERLQEKTKEKIGRTTIVNYRDRYNKKEGEKFTYLKSYLDILAQYIDYSSYENFIKENKAFWGLEKYRAEELILSKGNKKKHQSSTDEKRHYKKLSYKKLSNLTPKEIVKYTQSFLAQTKSESSNDKTLFWLGVLLLSQNQYEESIMYIKESIKINPIDDEYHYNLALAMFKGKRPFRLKMNEIKEIQTSLKTAIRINNKKEKYHCLKHLITQDYFRRSGLDDPDNSSNNLPMITKEEPYELERLFSTLGGLSKDNYFKN; encoded by the coding sequence ATGGCTAAATCCTTATCAGAATCACAGTTTGATGTATTTGTATATTTTTTTGATACTATTGCAAAAAAACATACTCCAAATAAGTCTTTTAAAGATTATATAGAACGTGATATTAATAGACTTATAGAGCGACTGCAAGAAAAAACAAAAGAAAAAATTGGCCGAACTACTATAGTTAATTATAGAGATCGATATAATAAAAAAGAAGGAGAAAAATTCACCTACTTAAAATCTTATCTAGATATTTTGGCACAGTATATTGATTATTCTTCTTACGAAAACTTCATTAAAGAAAATAAAGCATTCTGGGGCCTTGAGAAATATCGAGCAGAAGAGCTTATACTTAGTAAAGGAAACAAAAAGAAACACCAATCCAGTACAGATGAAAAGAGACATTATAAAAAGCTATCATATAAAAAACTATCTAATTTAACACCAAAAGAAATTGTCAAGTATACCCAATCCTTTTTAGCACAAACAAAATCAGAATCTTCTAATGACAAAACTCTTTTCTGGTTAGGAGTTCTGTTACTTTCCCAAAATCAATATGAAGAATCTATAATGTATATAAAAGAGTCTATTAAGATCAATCCAATCGATGACGAATATCATTATAATTTGGCCTTGGCAATGTTTAAAGGCAAGAGGCCTTTTAGACTAAAAATGAATGAAATCAAAGAAATACAAACTTCTCTAAAAACGGCAATACGCATAAATAATAAGAAAGAAAAATATCATTGTCTAAAACACCTTATTACTCAAGATTATTTTAGACGAAGCGGACTTGATGATCCAGACAATTCTTCTAATAATTTACCAATGATAACAAAAGAAGAACCTTATGAGCTGGAGCGCTTATTTTCTACACTAGGAGGGCTATCAAAAGACAATTATTTTAAAAATTAA
- a CDS encoding tetratricopeptide repeat-containing sensor histidine kinase, with protein sequence MHTKTLVVVLIILFCACNKEHLITFSEKEKPLDSIAYYYDLSKDKTKDLNIRYQAINSAYKRFGIDDEDAVYHKVLYQKSVIHYSLKQIDSLKHYNALLLDKTNATKDIYYEGKGYYLKAYYFDKIKFYSDSAYYYYNKSKNNFLAIKDSSQIGRRLLNMAYVQQSNSDFFGSKETITDALRYLLPDKDAKYIASAYNVLAISNKNLLNNEDAIKYYEKAIANTKSNMDRLVYKNNLSIVYIKNKKYKKAIELFKNILSDSLLHISPKQKARLIDNYAYARWLKDTLDIEKEFLSALRIRTQENDKRGLIASYKHLGEYFSQKDREKSLKWFDKMMKISKSIKNPKGELEALNFLMKMQSENLNIKTRYIQLTDSLQKQELQVKTQFAKIRYDDQLKVEEIHRLKDLTAKQELEVSFHRTQKIIYLLIGVVLVLIIVFVLYYLMQKHRKDTETKVYNTERRISKKVHDELANDISSITNFIENTQDISTFSIRKSIGDRLQNIYLRARDISTEMTSIDVVNFQKELKNLIQQYNNQNMIVITNVSETDWSTVPDYKKIAVFRVIQELFINTIKHSKANKTTLMVKDTGKHRIVTYKDNGIGAIKKSLNVNGLANAENRIENIKGEFIFETSPDEGFIATIMFQR encoded by the coding sequence ATGCATACTAAAACTTTAGTAGTTGTGTTAATCATTCTATTTTGTGCTTGTAATAAAGAACATCTTATTACTTTTTCTGAAAAAGAGAAACCTTTGGATAGTATAGCATATTATTATGACCTTTCGAAAGACAAAACCAAAGACCTAAACATTAGATATCAGGCTATAAACAGCGCATATAAGCGCTTTGGTATAGATGATGAAGATGCTGTTTATCACAAGGTTTTATATCAAAAAAGTGTTATTCATTATTCCCTAAAACAGATAGATAGTTTAAAGCATTACAATGCCTTATTATTAGATAAGACTAATGCAACTAAAGATATTTATTACGAAGGTAAAGGGTATTATTTAAAAGCATATTATTTTGATAAAATTAAATTTTATTCTGATAGCGCGTACTATTATTATAACAAATCAAAAAATAATTTTCTGGCAATAAAAGATAGTAGCCAGATAGGTAGGCGTTTATTGAATATGGCTTATGTACAACAAAGCAATAGTGATTTTTTTGGAAGTAAAGAAACAATTACAGATGCATTGCGGTATTTGTTACCAGATAAAGATGCAAAATATATTGCTTCGGCATATAATGTTTTGGCCATAAGTAATAAGAACCTGTTGAATAATGAAGATGCAATAAAATATTATGAAAAAGCTATTGCAAATACAAAATCTAATATGGATAGATTAGTATATAAAAACAATCTTTCAATAGTATATATTAAGAATAAAAAGTATAAAAAAGCAATTGAATTATTTAAAAATATTTTGAGTGATTCTTTATTGCATATTTCACCAAAACAAAAAGCCAGGTTGATAGATAATTATGCTTATGCCAGATGGCTTAAGGATACCTTAGATATCGAAAAAGAATTTTTAAGCGCATTACGTATAAGAACTCAAGAAAATGATAAACGAGGATTAATTGCAAGTTATAAGCATTTGGGAGAATATTTTTCTCAAAAAGACAGAGAAAAATCTTTAAAATGGTTCGATAAAATGATGAAAATTTCTAAAAGCATTAAAAACCCAAAAGGAGAATTAGAAGCTTTAAATTTTTTAATGAAAATGCAATCTGAGAACCTCAATATTAAAACAAGATATATCCAACTTACTGATAGTCTTCAGAAACAAGAATTACAGGTCAAGACTCAATTTGCTAAGATCAGGTACGATGATCAGCTAAAGGTAGAAGAGATTCATAGATTAAAAGATCTTACTGCTAAACAGGAATTAGAAGTTTCTTTTCATAGGACTCAAAAGATAATTTATCTTTTAATAGGAGTTGTACTTGTATTGATTATTGTTTTTGTGTTGTATTATTTGATGCAGAAACACAGAAAAGATACAGAAACAAAAGTTTATAATACTGAAAGAAGGATTTCAAAAAAGGTTCATGATGAATTGGCAAATGATATATCTAGTATTACCAATTTTATAGAAAATACTCAAGATATTTCTACTTTTTCAATACGAAAAAGTATAGGAGATAGATTGCAAAATATCTATCTAAGAGCAAGAGATATATCAACAGAGATGACAAGTATTGATGTTGTTAATTTTCAAAAAGAATTAAAAAATTTAATACAGCAATACAATAACCAAAATATGATTGTTATTACTAATGTGTCAGAGACAGATTGGTCCACTGTTCCTGATTATAAAAAAATAGCAGTGTTTAGAGTGATTCAGGAACTTTTTATTAATACAATAAAACATAGCAAAGCTAACAAAACAACATTAATGGTAAAAGATACAGGAAAGCATAGAATTGTTACCTACAAAGACAATGGTATAGGAGCCATTAAAAAGAGCCTAAATGTTAATGGATTAGCTAATGCGGAAAATCGCATTGAAAATATAAAAGGGGAGTTTATCTTTGAGACTAGCCCAGACGAGGGGTTTATAGCGACCATTATGTTTCAAAGATAA
- a CDS encoding response regulator transcription factor yields the protein MFKKVLISEDQQSISIGLQNTLKEFYIQEIEIVNYCDNALLKLRSSRQKNIPFDLLITDLSFKEDHKLRKISSGDELIKQVKKIQPDLKVVVFSVENRIGKIRELVDNQKINAYVSKGRQGTEDMVKAIKAILQGKNYYSDDIMKLLRRSDNISEIKKTDTLILKLIAKGLTQQQISDYFNKHNLSSGSKRNIEFRLQKLKELFDAKTLPQLIGIAKDVGLI from the coding sequence ATGTTTAAAAAAGTCCTTATCTCCGAAGATCAACAAAGTATTAGTATAGGATTGCAAAACACATTAAAAGAGTTTTATATTCAGGAAATAGAAATTGTTAATTATTGTGATAATGCTTTGCTTAAACTAAGGTCTTCCAGACAGAAAAACATTCCATTTGATCTCTTAATTACCGATCTCTCTTTTAAAGAAGATCATAAATTGAGAAAAATTAGCTCTGGAGATGAACTTATTAAACAGGTTAAAAAAATTCAACCAGATCTTAAGGTTGTCGTTTTTTCTGTAGAAAATCGTATTGGGAAAATAAGAGAACTTGTCGATAATCAAAAAATTAATGCTTACGTTTCAAAGGGTAGGCAGGGTACAGAAGATATGGTTAAGGCTATCAAGGCCATTCTCCAGGGTAAAAATTATTATTCTGATGATATTATGAAATTACTTCGAAGATCTGACAACATTTCAGAAATAAAAAAAACAGATACTTTAATCTTGAAATTAATAGCCAAAGGTTTGACACAACAACAAATATCGGATTATTTTAATAAACATAATTTGTCTTCTGGTAGTAAAAGAAATATTGAGTTTCGTTTACAAAAACTGAAAGAACTTTTTGATGCAAAAACACTTCCTCAACTTATAGGAATTGCCAAAGATGTTGGCTTGATTTAA